The following coding sequences lie in one Schistosoma mansoni strain Puerto Rico chromosome 3, complete genome genomic window:
- a CDS encoding putative protein-tyrosine sulfotransferase, giving the protein MILLIFFIINSYTGITLMYVLLDVHPIIRCSPGSSVIFKILEFISFISTHNIESERLKAAGLYPVAIDSAVRSFISSLIRNAGKNAPVLCNKDPLSFIHLEYLAEIFPEAKFVHMVRDGRAVINSLVKLEPSTSQVVHPIHLASLTSWASNGSVLPESFISSIRRESDVLKTLGYADLGVPPDYGTPENQVVNMTSHLINDPQSRRIF; this is encoded by the exons atgattttattaatttttttcattataaattcATATACAGGCATTACTCTTATGTATGTCTTGCTAGATGTACATCCAATAATCCGGTGTAGTCCTGGAAGTAGCGTAATATTCAAGATACtcgaatttatttcatttatttcaacacataatattg AAAGTGAACGACTTAAAGCTGCTGGTCTATATCCTGTTGCAATCGATTCTGCTGTACGATCATTTATATCGTCTTTAATCAGAAATGCTGGAAAAAATGCACCTGTTCTGTGTAATAAAGATCCACTATCATTTATTCATCTTGAATATTTGGCGGAAATATTTCCTGAGGCGAAATTCGTTCACATGGTACGTGATGGGCGTGCTGTGATCAATTCACTAGTAAA ACTCGAACCGAGTACTTCACAGGTTGTTCATCCAATCCACTTGGCTTCACTAACTTCATGGGCTTCCAATGGATCGGTGTTGCCTGAATCCTTCATCTCATCAATACGCCGAGAAAGTGATGTACTGAAAACACTTGGTTACGCTGATTTGGGTGTACCACCTGATTACGGTACTCCAGAGAACCAGGTAGTCAATATGACTAGTCACCTGATCAATGATCCACAATCTAGACGGATATTCTAA